The sequence TAAACTACTCTTAGCtaacaatatttgaaaaaatcCTTTCTTTTTTACATTGTTTCATATTGTTGGGGTTTCCATCATTTTCTTAAATATAACCTTATTGATTATAATTACCTCATGGTTTGTATTTTGTGATTAGCTAGATTATAAAAATTTGGCTATCACAGGTCGTCGGGGTTTCATCTATTCACAACTTTCTGGTCTAGAAAGGTGAGATTTTCTCATGAACCTATTTTTCGTTTCTATTTGTTGAGACTTGGTGGAAATAGATTTTTGATTTTATCTTTATAGATAAACTTATAAGATTATTCAGATTAGACATTATAGTTTGACAATGAATTGGTATTTACAAAATGATCTTATATGTATACAAAAGCCCCTATTCTCTGTGCTTCTGTCTCAATGTCCAGAATAATTTGACTAGAAATTattttaaataaataatttaaCATGATTATACATAATTCCGTGCCACAATGGCACGGGTTAAACCCCTAGCGTCCTATACTCACAAACAGAGAAGGCTGTAGAAGACCAGTGGAATGAAGGCGTTATCGAGTTGTGTTGTGTACGCCTCTAATAACCCACTCGCAGTCACAGCTATGAGGAGGGAGATCCAGTGCTGCATTGTTAGAGCAACAACGATTAGGGAAAACAAATGATTTGGTCGAAGTCCTAAATTCCACAAAAAAATGAGGGAAAGGATTGGTGTATTTCTAAAGGTCCAGTAAggcaaaaaagtaaaaaaaattacGTACAGCGAAGTTCACAGTAAGGCATACTGTAATGTAATCATTTTCAGCCAGAAGTTTTTAATAGAAATGCATGATTTTAAGGGTCAAGGCACTAGTTTAACTGCTTATTATGATCAACGGGTTTCTATTTTCAAAGTTAAACCAAGTCTTGAGATTGATGTGCACAAGCTACTTGGATACAGACTTGTCCACTGAAGCATCATAATAACATGGGTTCGTCAAAGTTGACTGTAGCTGGAATAAATAACATGCATATTTGATAATACCACCCAAATAAGATTTGATGTTTCATTACCTGGGAGATTATAAAACCAGTTGATGCTAGAAGTGGAAGGAGAACAAAGCAAGCTGCAAGAACAGATGTTATACCGGCTGCAGTACCTTCAATGGTTTTTCCTGACAAGAAAAAGAGCAGAATATCTtaattattactccctccgtttcacaaagatagtccgctttgactttcccATAATATTAAGCagaccatactattttacttgactatccttagttacttacctattttattttaataaaaatactagtaataaagactatccaaaattgttctgagaattataaatacgaaatataaaagagATTTTTTAAAGATATCGAATTTATaaagtataaactttataaggaatttattttttagagttaaatgtatattttcttaaaaggaatgaatgatatatttgtttcctcaattatactaatttctttaatattttagattgggtcacgttaaaaatggatttatgattataaagaattcaagagtatattagagagttcattgaaaaaatatgactataaacagatgctggacacaattttgaaactgacgaaaaaggaatagaggacggtctttcagaaacagagggagtattaagTAACACAAAATAGCAGGTCTAAACCATCAATGCCATTGATAGGTACTGATGACTAAACTTCAAAGATCACAAAGTTACTCACTGCCTGTTTTGCTCCACCTGAGAATCCCATACTTGTATCCGACCATTGATGCCTGAAGACAAAATAAAAGCAAATCTAATAGAAACTAAATAACTTTGGAAGGGGAAATGTTCCATATATCTCAAGCTCGTTCCTATTTTAATGCAAAGTAACGGTaacagaagagaaagtaaaattcACCATTGTATCTCCAATTCCTAAGCTCAAGATTCCAGCGAAAGGGGCAAGCGAGCGATCACTGAAATCAGTCGACAACCATTCAGGAAGTGCACATCCCAGCAAGAGTGAAAAATGGCTGCAGTAAGAAACTTACATCAGTATGACCCAAAAAGATTGGAAAACAAAACTAATCCAGAATTAGACCACTCGCCATCTGAAGACGAATCTGTTATACCTGACAATAAGGAGCTCAGAGTCGCGATGGTCTGTAAACGCATTCATGAACTGGTTGATATGCTTCCCCAAAGGCCATATTTTCCATACCTGCCTACACAAGTTTTGGTTATGCAAGGGTTTACCAAAGAACTGCAACAAAAGTGTAACAACAGTAAAATAGAAAGAAGTAGCTTATCAAACATTGAATCTCTTGAGAATACTTAGTCGAACAATTTCTAATATCAAGAAAACAGCCAGCGCAGCACCAAATGCTAAATCAAGGAAACTGGActggaaaatcaaaacaaatttaACCAATGAGAAATACTGCTACACCCTTTATGAACTAATTCAATACATAATTACAGAACAATCATCAATCTCTTCTTAAATCACCTGGAATATAAGAGCTGGTGAAAACATTAGAACAGCCACAAGATGGTAGTATTTCCGAAGAAGAATCCTCTCATTTTTCCTACTTTTTGAAATATTATAAAAGCGCAAGACTGATGCACATATCACAGAGACCCAATATATACATAGTGCAAGCCTTTTCAGTGGCTCTTCGAACACAAAATTCAATATCCTGACAAAAACCATGTATTTGCAAAATTAGTCATATTGACAGATACCCTAGTCTTCCCCACAAAGTGCAGAGCTGTTTGATTTAAACAGCCAGTGCTATGCCAACTTAATTTCCTAAATCACCAAATTGATGAAAAAGACTGAAAAGACTTTTTACCATAATAAAGGATGACGGTGAAACCCCTGAACAAACTGCGTCCAGGCTGGGGCAATCACGACCAATGTCACTATCAAAGAAGCATAAAAGAGAAGAGAACTCTCAATCACTTTGGAATCTGTCTCTTCAGCTGCATGAGTTTGAGGACTAATCCAACCTGACAGCTGATGATAAATTCGTAGAGAAAAACCATAGAACACAGGAAATACGAGAAGGCTGATCAGGAATCCCTGCAGGAAAGAACAATATTAATGCCACAGTTACAAAAATTATAGTCATCCATTTCTTCCATAGAAAGTTACCTGAATAATGGTAATAATCTCACTTCTTTTAAAACCATACTGTTCAGAAAGTAACTCTGGCGAAATGAGAAATGTGTTGAGCTGTGAAAACAGGAAACTTCCAATTAGGAATGAATTATACAGAGGAGTGAGCATAAGTAAAACAAATATACTGACAAACCACAAACCTTGGCAAGAGTGTAAGCTATCATGTCACCAAAATAGAGAACAAGGCCGGAGGTCACCAGAAGTGCTTCACCTACAAAGTCATACGAATTGTTAAGGTATATGAAAACAAGAACCATCGAGGTTCAAAAACAGTGACCAGTATTTTCCAACTACAATtgtcttttttttatttgtagATCATCCTAATTCTGTCATTGGGAAGCACTTAAAATGATTAGATATATTTTATATCAATATTTCTCAATTGGTCATCTTGTTTGTCACCAACCAATCCCATCTCCCATTGAAGGATGAGTGCCTGCTCAATTCTATGTCTTTCAATCACCTAAACAAATTCTAAGATCTACTCAAAAGAGTGTTCAATTGAAAGGTAGTCATTGTACTCCTCTAATATGCAACCTCGCAACAATGTGACTACAGAACAAACTGAAAATAAAGCCAATAAATACCTACGGAAGCGCATGATGGGAAAGTGTGAAGAAAATGTTGAATTAACCTCACGGCTGCCAATCCATGACAGAACACCCAAAATAATTTCATCGCTAAATGTGAACCTGCAAAGAAACAGTAACATATCGTCAGCTAAGTCATATCCATCCTATGGAATTTCTGAAATCGACAGCAATTTATTTCAAATACATAAACGGAAATGTCTATTTGAAAAAATTGAACAGTTGACATTCCACTTAGAACTACAGCATGTTTCATTCTTCTCCTCAAACCTCACTCATTATAAGAAATCAGTGTAATAAACTAGATTACCGCGCATGGTAGGGGCCGACCGAAGATCCGGTCAAAAAAAAATTCGATTCAATTTTTACCGAATTCTCTTACTTTGCAACGGAGAATCTAATTAGGAACACATATATGCGTTACTAATTGTTTTTGTCTTATATCACATTTTTTTTTGCACCacactttttcaactttttggtttgATTTGAAGCAATTGAAGGTAAAATTGGTCGGATTCATTCGATTTTATGGAGTTGAAATACAAATGGGGACCCCAAATCACTTATTATCAAACCAATTTTGGAAAAGGAAGATAAATTTCGATCCGGTCGAATTAAATGAAATTGTACAAAACTGTGGCAAATTAGATTAGGCCATGGTTTTTTCAAGGATTTTAGGTCGAAATAATTAACAATCAACtcgcaatttgatggtgcttaTTAGTAGTTGggtattataactctttgattatCAAATCAATTTTGGAAAAAAACGACCAATTCATGTTCAATTATGTTCAATTGAAtcaatcaaaaatgaaaaaaaaaagcgtTGCATCCGATTGCATTTTGGCCTCCATTGTCATCACATAGAAGGACTCCCTTCGGTCGTCCAACTAGTTAGTGTCAATGGATGCAAACTTACCAAAATCAGATTGCCGTGCAAGAGAGAAACAACAAACTGCCACATAAACAGCTATGTACAATAAGCTAATCTCTTTGTTATGAAATCTCCGAAACTTCAAAAAACTTGTTGCATTGGTCGACTGTCGAATCACGCAACAACAAAGGAAAAGAAGCACCGCGAAACAGGTTGCAGATACATCCCAATATTGAACAATCAAATAATCAAGCTCTGTCCACCAAACAAAACAATATCATCAGACACAATAACACAAATATCACAATTTGAATTCGAACAATGGATAAAATCACCAAAAATGGTACATCACCTTGAGGCTCAATATCTTTCGATTCGACAGCTCTTGATAGCTGTATCAACCGAGAAAGCATAACAGAAGGTAAAGTAACTGCTCCCAGCAGTATCCCAGAAGAAGCACCTGGCCtagacaacaacaagaagaagaaacccAAATAAGGCAAAATTTTAaccccaaatccctaaattctcatttcactAAATACAATATACAATTTGATGAAGGTGATTAAGAATAATTAAACACAAACCTAGGTTTGAATTGATTCAAGGATGTTGAATTTTCAGCGCAGATCTCAATAAACAAACCAGCAAACGCTAATAAACATAGACCTAAACTTTCATAATAAAGAGATTTTGGCATACAGAAAAGAATACGAGTGAGGAATAGAACAACAACTGTTCTCTCTCCATTGAGGAGAGATACAGCAGAACTCAAAGGCACCATTAGAGAGGAGGAGAAGATGAGGAATCCAGATGAGCGCCTAGACCCAGACTTGGAAATCAAGAGGCGCGCCCAgactttgtgtttttttttccggGTCTTTGTTTTGAATAACGCGGATTTGTTTGGTCACCTAATAATCATCATCACAGATTCAGAAAGAGTAACAGAAATGGGCGACTTGGAAGTGATTTGACGGTGCAGATTGTTTCTGCAGGTACTTTAACGGCGGTGGTTAGAGGAATGTGCTTTGAAACGTGTGATGTAAGGAACATGTGAAATACTGTAGGAGTTATCTAAAGGAGACAGGTAGTTGATCAGAAGTTACGTTAGAAATGGTGCAAAGAAGAATCCTCGAAGAATGATGCTATCTATGACTTCTGGCCGTTTTTATAAAATTCTTTGACACTTGtgcgggaaatcaatctgtagcgCCTCCACAATCTACTTCCCCAACTCAACACCACCAGTAACAACTCCAGCTCTAATTCCATACACATTATAGCTCCACCTCAACTATAATTTAGCTTCAACATAACACCACCAGCTCAAATATTACATCCACCTATACACGTTCCATTCATATCCACTTCCAAATCATAACATCAGTAATTATCACATCAAACACCATAATAATTTCAGCTTCATTCTGAGCTTAAGTTCATCTAAACTCAACTGAATCTCTACCAATTCAATTATAATATCAAAACTAGTAACTCAAATAACATCATCAATTTCATTAGCTGCAGTTGTAACTCAACCCGTCATACCAACCAAGTTCAGTTCAACTCCATCATAAATCACTATCCCATTAACAACCACACAATTCCAATATAAAAACCAAATAACTTTACTAAGTTTACTGATGAGAACAGTATTACCTCAAGACAGAGTTATTGAAGCAATTGAATTAACCTCTTCTTCACCTGGGTTCAATTCACCAACATGTCATCAACCCAATCAATCTTCAATAATTCTTCGCAAGACAGCAACTACCAGTTTGGTTCAATttctctcaaaatccctaacctctattttggggaagaacagaacATGAACCCTAATTTACTGATTCACCAATCatctcatcttccaaatcaacctTAACTCTTAATTCGAGACAAACTTAACTCCAAACAGACTTCTaaacttcaatttcatctttaatTTCACACGTAATCAAATCAATTGCAGAAACCCTAGTATCATATTCAATCCTCAAACAACCATACGGCTCCAATCAAACATCAATTAAGAACAAACCTATCTTCtattttcttcaatcatcatcttattcatcttcaatttcatcttctaattctcTTCTGTAAttctcatgaaaccctaattcaaatcTCTTTAATGATTCTCCACTGAATCAACTTCAAGGCTTATTAAAACCAACATGATTCTCATCTGAATCATGAACTGCTCTTGATTTCTGCATCTCAGAAACGGAAACCCTAACCTCGATTCACAGCAGCAgctcaatcttcttcttcccgGATTCAAACAATCACAGTACCATCACCACAAACGACCCCTGATGTCATGCCTAATTCTCCATCTCACAACCTCAGAAATCTCACATGAATTCACCAGAGGTGAAGAAAAGGGAAGAGAATAgcataagaagaaaagaaaggaagagaaaagaagaaagtaaATAAATGAATAATATAAGACCAAGAATTTTGATTAAGGCACTCATAAAAACGATACGGGCAGCCAGGTCGGTCAAGATGAAAAGTctatttttcccttcatactTATCTGATAcattcttcttcgtccggtatccgaatgacgcgttcgagtagtctatttttGCACAACGTTACGAGATCTATCTAgtggtactagtttcatatctagatcgATGTTAGACTAGTTCTTgttaattaatgttcgtgttaaactaatcgagttattatcggatAATTCATCACTTCACTGGTCTAATGGCGTTGACGAGGTTGAGGGTCTTTACACAACCAAATTACTGAGAGGGACTTGGGTTGTTTAGGCatgttagagcaagtcttatggtggaattcaACATATTCTAAGTGTGTAAATATTGtgaaatgtcaagtctaatggttTTCAGGTTGTTGTTTTCCACGGTTTTTCCAAGTCATGTTCATGGTTTAGTGGGATGCTATGTGGAATCCACAAAAACGCTAATTAGATTGGCGTAAAATGCTATTTAGAATAGTTATCTAGAGGACGAAAAGTGCAAATCAGAAATAGCGCCTAAAGCTGATCTTAATAGCGTAAAATGATATTCATATTAACGtatttttttatccgtagattaaAAAGAATCTAATGGCGGAGGAAAAAACGCTAATCTTAATAGCGTATAACGCTATTCATATCAGCGTTTTTCTGACGTATTCTTATTAGCGTAAAACGTTATTTTGATTACTGTTTCTAcgattccaccactacacttgacCTTCCATCAActattccaaatgctgaggtggcgtggaagatagAAGATGGAATCCTTCTCGATAAATAtatcataataaatgtttcttttAATTAACCAAATGAATAAGATTGATCACTGTACTAAAATCAAACGAGTAGACGTTTGAGCACGGGCATGATTTTTATTTGGTATTAATTTTAATATTTACTAATTATCAAGTTTACCCTCATTATCATTACAAAAGTGAAAAAAAACCAATAAAAATTTCTACTCTCCAGTCCACAAATTTTTTCCCTAAATAATGCCTCTCCCTGCCCGAGCTATATGCTATCAGAATTATTTTTCGCATACTCTTACCAAAACAAACCAACGATTTGACATGTTTTATAGTTTACAAAGACAAAAGTATCTTATCAATCATTTGAAACGGTACTGCCTTTCTGCATTTCCCTTATTTTAGTGACCGTGGAAAACTACAACATCGAACTATGTAagttaaaataaaattacatCACTAAAACTCTTTCGTTGGGAAAATAATTGTGTACATATTGACATTGTCCAGATTCTTGTTGATTTTGTCCCCTTTAAGAATGGTCCAAAAAGATTAAAACTCAGAATGGACTCCACAATACATATGGTATTGTATGTTCTTATTATCtttaataacaaaaataaaaactaattcaTATTCTTAAGCCACTATATTGCAAAACGTAGAGCCATTTCAGATGACAACCCATTTTATTCAGAAAAATATGTATCTCCAATTCTTCAAATGGTTGACCACTTAACCCGATGACAACAGACTATGTTATTTATCATTAGTAAATAAAAATAACGGTAGACCATTTAGTAGAAATATGTGAGACGATGCAAATTTAATCAAAATACATTAGAATAATTTAATATAAACAATTTAAATATCAGTTAATTCTAATATATTTAATATAATTATGAATTGAACAATTTAATTATTATCGTTTTTAATGTGACATTTATTATGTCAAATTAATAGGATATTTattatgaa comes from Papaver somniferum cultivar HN1 chromosome 7, ASM357369v1, whole genome shotgun sequence and encodes:
- the LOC113296971 gene encoding dolichol kinase EVAN-like isoform X3, with amino-acid sequence MLSRLIQLSRAVESKDIEPQELDYLIVQYWDVSATCFAVLLFLCCCVIRQSTNATSFLKFRRFHNKEISLLYIAVYVAVCCFSLARQSDFGSHLAMKLFWVFCHGLAAVRLIQHFLHTFPSCASVGEALLVTSGLVLYFGDMIAYTLAKLNTFLISPELLSEQYGFKRSEIITIIQGFLISLLVFPVFYGFSLRIYHQLSGWISPQTHAAEETDSKVIESSLLFYASLIVTLVVIAPAWTQFVQGFHRHPLLWILNFVFEEPLKRLALCIYWVSVICASVLRFYNISKSRKNERILLRKYYHLVAVLMFSPALIFQSSFLDLAFGAALAVFLILEIVRLSILKRFNVWKIWPLGKHINQFMNAFTDHRDSELLIVSHFSLLLGCALPEWLSTDFSDRSLAPFAGILSLGIGDTMASMVGYKYGILRWSKTGRKTIEGTAAGITSVLAACFVLLPLLASTGFIISQHWISLLIAVTASGLLEAYTTQLDNAFIPLVFYSLLCL
- the LOC113296971 gene encoding dolichol kinase EVAN-like isoform X2 produces the protein MVPLSSAVSLLNGERTVVVLFLTRILFCMPKSLYYESLGLCLLAFAGLFIEICAENSTSLNQFKPRPGASSGILLGAVTLPSVMLSRLIQLSRAVESKDIEPQELDYLIVQYWDVSATCFAVLLFLCCCVIRQSTNATSFLKFRRFHNKEISLLYIAVYVAVCCFSLARQSDFGSHLAMKLFWVFCHGLAAVRLIQHFLHTFPSCASVGEALLVTSGLVLYFGDMIAYTLAKLNTFLISPELLSEQYGFKRSEIITIIQGFLISLLVFPVFYGFSLRIYHQLSGWISPQTHAAEETDSKVIESSLLFYASLIVTLVVIAPAWTQFVQGFHRHPLLWILNFVFEEPLKRLALCIYWVSVICASVLRFYNISKSRKNERILLRKYYHLVAVLMFSPALIFQVWKIWPLGKHINQFMNAFTDHRDSELLIVSHFSLLLGCALPEWLSTDFSDRSLAPFAGILSLGIGDTMASMVGYKYGILRWSKTGRKTIEGTAAGITSVLAACFVLLPLLASTGFIISQHWISLLIAVTASGLLEAYTTQLDNAFIPLVFYSLLCL
- the LOC113296971 gene encoding dolichol kinase EVAN-like isoform X1, giving the protein MVPLSSAVSLLNGERTVVVLFLTRILFCMPKSLYYESLGLCLLAFAGLFIEICAENSTSLNQFKPRPGASSGILLGAVTLPSVMLSRLIQLSRAVESKDIEPQELDYLIVQYWDVSATCFAVLLFLCCCVIRQSTNATSFLKFRRFHNKEISLLYIAVYVAVCCFSLARQSDFGSHLAMKLFWVFCHGLAAVRLIQHFLHTFPSCASVGEALLVTSGLVLYFGDMIAYTLAKLNTFLISPELLSEQYGFKRSEIITIIQGFLISLLVFPVFYGFSLRIYHQLSGWISPQTHAAEETDSKVIESSLLFYASLIVTLVVIAPAWTQFVQGFHRHPLLWILNFVFEEPLKRLALCIYWVSVICASVLRFYNISKSRKNERILLRKYYHLVAVLMFSPALIFQSSFLDLAFGAALAVFLILEIVRLSILKRFNVWKIWPLGKHINQFMNAFTDHRDSELLIVSHFSLLLGCALPEWLSTDFSDRSLAPFAGILSLGIGDTMASMVGYKYGILRWSKTGRKTIEGTAAGITSVLAACFVLLPLLASTGFIISQHWISLLIAVTASGLLEAYTTQLDNAFIPLVFYSLLCL